One genomic window of Mycoplasmopsis cynos includes the following:
- a CDS encoding N-6 DNA methylase, whose translation MAIVLPHGVLFRGGSEYEIRKSLIKKQKIDTIIGLPNNMFMGTGISTIIMILKENKTTDDIMFVDGSKLFSKDGNKIKLDRSHIIKISDVVNNRIEKDGFSRIVSLKEVEENDYNLNISRYIDNYDKDEIHDLYSTMYGGVSDQEISVLNPFWNKFIGLKEKLISKRPDGYNLLNLKNDDLVNTVKNDSYVKEFIKENKDIANLIIEFIKKNIPSYENINEINVYNFESNFEEFILNIKDNAFIEKYDIYQVAIEKFEIIKEDIEIIQNYQNDNISISEILIQEKNIENNKNGTLVNWDARLIGKEFIIEKFFVNELNEIKKLKYNIDSIESEIKETFESIDEEEKDLPIFKENGFDNKELSKQVAILKKDKYALDNLELADKLIHVYNLNNELKNLKDLLKINEFELLNASCKIKDHKMYFI comes from the coding sequence ATGGCAATAGTTTTACCTCACGGAGTTTTATTTAGAGGCGGTTCTGAATATGAAATTAGAAAATCATTAATCAAAAAACAAAAAATTGATACCATTATTGGACTTCCTAATAATATGTTTATGGGTACTGGTATTTCAACTATAATAATGATTCTTAAAGAAAACAAAACTACTGACGACATTATGTTTGTTGATGGTTCTAAACTTTTTTCAAAAGATGGAAATAAAATAAAACTTGATAGATCACATATTATCAAAATATCAGATGTTGTTAATAACAGAATTGAAAAAGATGGATTTTCAAGAATTGTTTCGCTTAAAGAAGTTGAGGAAAATGACTACAATCTAAATATTTCAAGATATATAGATAATTATGATAAAGATGAAATTCATGACTTATATTCAACAATGTATGGTGGAGTATCTGACCAAGAAATTTCGGTTTTAAATCCATTTTGAAATAAGTTTATTGGTTTAAAAGAAAAACTTATTTCAAAAAGACCTGACGGATATAATCTTTTAAATCTAAAAAATGATGATTTAGTAAATACAGTAAAAAATGATTCATATGTAAAAGAGTTTATTAAAGAAAATAAAGACATTGCAAATTTAATTATCGAGTTTATTAAGAAAAATATTCCTTCATATGAAAATATTAATGAAATTAATGTTTATAACTTTGAAAGTAATTTCGAAGAATTTATATTAAATATTAAAGATAATGCCTTTATTGAAAAATATGACATATATCAAGTAGCGATTGAAAAATTCGAGATTATTAAAGAGGATATTGAAATAATTCAAAATTATCAAAATGATAATATCTCAATTTCAGAAATTCTTATTCAAGAAAAAAATATTGAAAATAATAAAAATGGCACTCTAGTCAATTGAGATGCTCGCTTAATAGGCAAGGAATTTATTATTGAGAAATTTTTTGTTAATGAATTAAATGAAATAAAAAAATTAAAATACAATATCGATTCAATAGAAAGCGAAATTAAAGAAACATTTGAATCAATTGATGAAGAAGAAAAAGATCTACCTATATTTAAAGAAAATGGTTTTGATAATAAAGAATTATCAAAACAAGTTGCTATTTTAAAGAAGGATAAATATGCATTAGATAATCTTGAATTAGCCGACAAACTTATTCATGTTTATAATTTAAACAACGAACTTAAAAATTTAAAAGACTTACTCAAAATAAATGAGTTCGAATTATTAAACGCCTCTTGTAAAATAAAAGATCATAAAATGTATTTTATCTAG